Proteins encoded by one window of Flavobacterium sp. N502540:
- a CDS encoding DUF6565 domain-containing protein: protein MKNISLLSGIAVIAFGFVSCKDEKQEQAEKTIDSYVAYVDSVKNVKADDLKADWKAVEAEYEKRAANAQLALADIKENNAATEKINTSKIKYEEFRNNMVTILAPPSPSPKQQLRNALFGEGKIGDDMNFDWVNAKNIHSVYQQFVHTVEDNKDKYSREDWDEVKLMYEALDSRKNTVEKEGLTGEDNRKIAGLKLKFAPMYTLNRMGAKSKENAAAKK from the coding sequence ATGAAAAATATATCATTATTATCCGGAATTGCGGTAATCGCATTTGGTTTTGTATCGTGTAAAGATGAAAAACAAGAACAGGCCGAAAAAACAATCGATTCTTATGTTGCCTATGTCGACTCTGTTAAAAATGTTAAGGCTGATGATTTAAAGGCTGATTGGAAGGCGGTTGAAGCCGAGTATGAAAAAAGAGCAGCGAACGCTCAACTGGCACTTGCTGATATTAAAGAAAACAATGCCGCAACAGAGAAAATAAATACGAGCAAGATCAAATACGAAGAATTTAGAAATAATATGGTGACTATTCTTGCTCCTCCGTCCCCAAGTCCAAAACAGCAATTGCGTAATGCTTTATTTGGTGAAGGTAAAATTGGTGATGATATGAATTTTGACTGGGTGAATGCTAAAAATATTCATAGTGTTTACCAACAATTTGTTCATACTGTTGAAGACAATAAAGACAAATATTCCAGAGAAGACTGGGATGAAGTTAAGTTGATGTATGAAGCGCTTGACAGTAGAAAAAATACGGTTGAAAAAGAAGGTCTGACCGGAGAAGACAATCGTAAAATTGCGGGTCTGAAATTAAAATTTGCTCCAATGTATACTTTAAACAGAATGGGAGCGAAGTCTAAGGAAAATGCAGCCGCTAAGAAGTAA
- a CDS encoding ABC transporter ATP-binding protein, translating into MANPLIKITNIKRDFVLGNEIVYVLKGIDLQINKGEYVALMGPSGSGKSTLMNLLGCLDTPTSGQYVLNGKDVSQMRDDELAEIRNKEIGFVFQTFNLLPRTTALDNVALPMIYAGYSKTERVKRAEEVLKQVNLADRMDHQPNQLSGGQRQRVAIARALVNKPSIILADEPTGNLDSKTSVEIMKLFGDIHAQGNTVILVTHEEDIAAYAHRVIRLRDGLIESDTQKEVKSFS; encoded by the coding sequence ATGGCAAATCCATTAATTAAAATAACCAACATCAAACGAGATTTCGTTCTGGGTAATGAAATTGTTTATGTTTTAAAGGGAATCGACCTGCAAATCAACAAAGGGGAATATGTGGCTTTAATGGGCCCATCCGGATCCGGAAAATCAACTTTGATGAATTTACTGGGTTGTTTGGATACGCCAACTTCCGGACAATACGTACTGAACGGAAAAGATGTCAGTCAGATGCGTGATGATGAGCTGGCCGAAATTCGAAACAAAGAAATTGGTTTTGTATTTCAGACCTTCAATCTGCTACCGAGAACTACAGCCTTAGACAATGTTGCATTGCCTATGATTTATGCCGGTTACTCAAAAACGGAACGTGTTAAAAGAGCCGAAGAAGTTTTAAAGCAGGTAAATCTTGCCGACCGAATGGACCATCAGCCCAATCAGCTATCAGGAGGACAGCGTCAGCGTGTTGCCATTGCACGAGCTTTGGTCAATAAACCCTCTATTATTCTTGCCGATGAGCCAACCGGAAACTTAGATAGTAAAACTTCTGTGGAGATTATGAAACTCTTTGGCGACATTCACGCTCAGGGAAACACTGTAATTCTGGTGACACACGAGGAAGATATTGCTGCCTATGCACATCGTGTAATACGCTTAAGAGACGGATTAATTGAAAGTGACACCCAAAAAGAAGTTAAATCGTTTAGTTGA
- a CDS encoding cob(I)yrinic acid a,c-diamide adenosyltransferase, translating into MKVYTKTGDKGTTALFGGDRVPKDHIRIDSYGTVDELNSYIGLIRDQEMDAHYKTILIEIQDRLFTVGAILATPAEKEVLKNGELRLKNLGIIDTDIELLENEIDQMEESLPQMTHFVLPGGHPTVSHCHIARCICRRAERLAVHLSHNEAVPEIAIRYLNRLSDYLFVLARKLSSDLNAEEVKWIPRK; encoded by the coding sequence ATGAAAGTATATACAAAAACAGGAGACAAAGGAACTACTGCTCTGTTTGGCGGTGACCGTGTTCCCAAAGACCATATCCGAATTGACAGTTACGGTACTGTAGACGAACTAAACTCTTATATAGGGCTTATTCGTGATCAGGAAATGGATGCGCATTATAAGACTATTTTAATTGAAATTCAGGATCGTCTGTTTACCGTTGGTGCCATTTTGGCTACTCCGGCAGAAAAAGAGGTTCTTAAAAATGGAGAACTTCGTCTAAAAAACCTTGGAATTATCGATACAGATATCGAATTATTAGAGAATGAAATTGATCAAATGGAAGAAAGTCTTCCACAAATGACTCATTTTGTTTTACCTGGAGGACATCCCACTGTGTCACATTGTCATATAGCACGTTGTATTTGTCGTCGCGCCGAGCGTTTGGCAGTACATTTAAGCCATAATGAAGCTGTTCCTGAAATCGCAATTCGATACTTAAACCGACTTTCTGACTACCTTTTTGTCTTGGCACGGAAGTTGTCTTCAGATTTAAACGCGGAGGAAGTAAAATGGATTCCCAGAAAGTAA
- a CDS encoding DUF2795 domain-containing protein: MYWTLELASYLSDAPWPANKDELIDYAIRAGAPLEVVENLQSIEDEGEIYESMEEIWPDYPTDEDYLWNEDEY, encoded by the coding sequence ATGTATTGGACATTAGAATTAGCATCTTATTTAAGTGATGCGCCATGGCCTGCTAACAAAGATGAACTTATTGACTACGCTATTAGAGCTGGTGCTCCATTAGAAGTAGTAGAAAACCTTCAGTCGATTGAAGACGAAGGCGAGATATATGAATCAATGGAAGAAATTTGGCCTGATTATCCAACAGACGAAGATTATCTTTGGAATGAGGATGAATATTAA
- the secA gene encoding preprotein translocase subunit SecA, which translates to MSFINSIIKVFVGDKSQKDVKALQPYLNKIKTFETSLMSLSHDELRARTVFFKERIKEARADKDAKIASLKAEVENIEDIDKREDLYDAIDTLEKEAYEISEKTLLEILPEAFSVVKETARRFKENSHIEVTATAKDREFSATKPYIVIEGEKSVWANKWNAAGKDITWDMIHYDVQLIGGMVLHEGKVAEMQTGEGKTLVATLPLYLNALTGNGVHLVTVNDYLAKRDSTWKAPLFEFHGLTVDCIDNHQPSTEQRKKAYDADITYGTNNEFGFDYLRDNMAHSPSDLVQRKHNYAIVDEVDSVLIDDARTPLIISGPVPQGDRHEFNELKPKIENLVAQQRQLANGFLAEAKKLIKEGNTKEGGFLLLRAYRSLPKNKALIKFLSEEGIKQLLQKTENQYMQDNNREMHKVDEALYFVIEEKNNQVELTDNGIQYLSGDTDPDFFVLPDIGTEIAAIEKQKLDKDGEAEAKERLFQDFGVKSERIHTLTQLLKAYALFEKDVEYVIMDNKIMIVDEQTGRIMDGRRYSDGLHQAIEAKENVKIEAATQTFATVTLQNYFRMYSKLGGMTGTAVTEAGELWQIYKLDVVEIPTNRPIARQDKEDYIYKTTREKFNAVIEDVTELSNAGRPVLIGTTSVEISELLSRMLKMRGVTHNVLNAKMHKQEAQIVEEAGKAGVVTIATNMAGRGTDIKLTPEVKAAGGLAIVGTERHDSRRVDRQLRGRAGRQGDPGSSQFYVSLEDNLMRLFGSERVAKVMDRMGLQEGEVIQHSMMTKSIERAQKKVEENNFGVRKRLLEYDDVMNSQREVVYKRRRHALFGERLKLDIANMLYDTCELIVSQNKAANDFKTFEFDLIRYFSITSPISEADFTKLSDIEITGKIYKETLAFYTEKTERSAREAFPIIKGVYEEPNNHFERIVVPFTDGIKTLNVVTDLKKAYDSQGAQLIADFEKNITLSIVDEAWKKHLRKMDELKQSVQLAVHEQKDPLLIYKLEAFNLFRGMLDNVNREVISFLFKGDLPAQNVPEIHEAKEVRQKENFKLSKDEIVNSEEINREAGETQQRQVTETIVRDMPKINRNDTVTVQEVATGKTETMKFKKAESLVASGEWVIVK; encoded by the coding sequence ATGAGTTTCATAAACAGTATTATTAAAGTCTTTGTAGGTGATAAATCACAGAAAGATGTCAAAGCTTTACAGCCTTACTTAAACAAAATTAAAACATTCGAAACCAGCTTAATGAGTTTGTCTCACGACGAATTAAGGGCCAGAACTGTATTTTTTAAGGAAAGAATAAAAGAAGCCAGAGCTGATAAAGATGCTAAAATTGCTTCGCTTAAAGCAGAAGTAGAAAACATCGAAGACATCGACAAAAGAGAAGATCTTTATGATGCGATTGATACTCTTGAAAAAGAAGCTTACGAAATCTCAGAAAAAACTTTATTGGAAATCCTTCCTGAAGCTTTCTCTGTAGTAAAAGAAACGGCAAGACGTTTCAAAGAAAACTCTCATATTGAAGTTACCGCAACTGCAAAAGACCGTGAATTTTCAGCAACAAAACCATACATTGTTATAGAGGGTGAAAAATCTGTCTGGGCTAACAAATGGAATGCTGCCGGAAAAGACATCACCTGGGACATGATTCACTATGATGTTCAGTTAATTGGTGGTATGGTGTTGCACGAAGGTAAAGTTGCCGAGATGCAAACGGGGGAAGGTAAAACTTTAGTAGCTACACTTCCACTATACTTAAATGCTTTGACCGGAAACGGAGTTCACTTAGTAACAGTGAATGATTATCTTGCCAAACGTGATAGTACATGGAAAGCACCTTTATTTGAATTCCACGGTTTAACTGTTGATTGTATCGATAATCACCAGCCAAGTACGGAACAAAGAAAGAAAGCATACGACGCCGATATCACTTACGGAACCAATAACGAATTTGGTTTTGACTATTTAAGAGATAACATGGCACATTCGCCAAGCGATTTAGTACAAAGAAAACACAACTATGCTATTGTCGATGAGGTCGATTCTGTATTGATTGATGATGCCAGAACACCACTTATTATTTCAGGACCGGTACCTCAGGGAGACCGTCATGAATTTAATGAACTGAAGCCAAAAATCGAAAACTTAGTAGCACAACAACGTCAGTTGGCAAATGGTTTCCTTGCTGAAGCAAAAAAATTAATCAAAGAAGGAAACACTAAAGAAGGTGGATTCTTATTGTTAAGAGCTTACAGAAGTTTACCTAAAAATAAAGCATTAATTAAATTTTTGAGTGAAGAAGGAATCAAACAATTGCTTCAAAAAACCGAAAATCAATACATGCAGGACAACAATCGCGAAATGCACAAAGTGGATGAAGCTTTGTATTTTGTAATTGAAGAAAAAAACAATCAGGTTGAATTGACGGATAATGGTATCCAATACCTTTCAGGAGATACTGATCCGGACTTTTTCGTACTTCCGGATATCGGAACTGAAATTGCCGCTATTGAAAAGCAAAAATTAGACAAAGATGGTGAAGCAGAAGCGAAAGAAAGATTATTCCAGGATTTTGGAGTAAAAAGCGAGCGTATTCACACTCTTACTCAACTTTTAAAAGCATACGCACTTTTTGAAAAAGATGTGGAATACGTAATCATGGACAACAAAATTATGATTGTCGATGAGCAAACAGGTCGTATCATGGATGGCCGTCGTTATTCTGATGGTTTACACCAGGCGATCGAAGCTAAAGAAAATGTAAAAATCGAAGCTGCTACACAAACTTTTGCAACTGTTACATTACAGAATTATTTCAGAATGTACAGCAAACTAGGTGGTATGACCGGTACAGCTGTTACAGAAGCTGGCGAGTTATGGCAGATTTACAAGTTAGACGTTGTTGAAATTCCAACCAACCGTCCGATTGCGAGACAAGATAAAGAAGATTATATCTACAAAACAACACGTGAAAAATTCAATGCTGTAATTGAAGACGTAACTGAATTATCAAATGCAGGAAGACCTGTTCTTATTGGAACAACTTCTGTAGAGATTTCAGAGTTGTTAAGCCGTATGTTGAAAATGAGAGGCGTTACACATAACGTTTTGAATGCTAAAATGCACAAACAAGAGGCACAAATTGTAGAAGAAGCGGGTAAAGCCGGAGTAGTAACGATTGCAACCAACATGGCTGGTCGTGGTACCGATATTAAATTAACACCGGAAGTAAAAGCTGCCGGAGGTTTAGCAATCGTGGGTACAGAGCGTCATGACTCTCGTCGTGTAGACAGACAGTTACGTGGTCGTGCAGGACGTCAGGGAGATCCGGGAAGTTCTCAGTTTTATGTTTCACTTGAAGACAACCTAATGCGTTTATTTGGTTCTGAAAGAGTAGCTAAAGTGATGGACAGAATGGGACTTCAGGAAGGTGAAGTAATTCAGCATTCTATGATGACGAAATCTATCGAGCGTGCACAGAAAAAAGTAGAAGAAAATAACTTTGGTGTTCGTAAACGTTTATTAGAATATGATGACGTAATGAACTCTCAACGTGAAGTAGTATACAAACGTCGTCGTCATGCTTTGTTTGGTGAGCGTTTGAAACTGGATATCGCAAACATGCTTTACGATACTTGTGAACTAATCGTAAGTCAGAATAAAGCAGCTAATGATTTCAAAACTTTCGAATTTGATCTGATCCGTTATTTCTCTATCACTTCTCCAATTTCTGAAGCTGATTTTACGAAATTATCAGACATCGAAATTACAGGAAAAATATACAAAGAGACTTTGGCTTTCTATACTGAAAAAACAGAAAGAAGCGCCAGAGAAGCTTTCCCAATCATTAAAGGAGTTTACGAAGAGCCAAACAATCATTTTGAGCGTATCGTAGTACCGTTTACAGACGGTATCAAAACACTGAATGTGGTAACTGATTTGAAAAAAGCATACGACAGCCAAGGAGCTCAGTTAATTGCCGATTTTGAGAAAAACATTACTCTTTCTATCGTTGATGAGGCCTGGAAAAAACACTTACGCAAAATGGACGAATTGAAACAATCAGTTCAATTGGCCGTTCACGAACAAAAAGATCCATTGCTTATTTACAAATTAGAAGCTTTCAATTTGTTCAGAGGAATGTTAGACAACGTTAACAGAGAAGTTATTTCATTCTTGTTCAAAGGTGATTTACCGGCTCAAAACGTTCCTGAAATTCATGAAGCTAAAGAAGTACGTCAAAAAGAAAACTTCAAATTAAGCAAAGACGAAATCGTAAACAGCGAAGAAATTAACCGTGAAGCCGGAGAAACACAACAGCGTCAGGTTACAGAAACGATTGTAAGAGATATGCCAAAAATCAACCGTAATGATACTGTAACCGTTCAGGAAGTTGCAACCGGCAAAACAGAAACAATGAAATTTAAAAAAGCGGAATCTTTAGTAGCCTCAGGCGAATGGGTTATCGTTAAATAA
- a CDS encoding MbnP family protein: protein MKNTLYKALAIVALSISLFSCSNDDNNETVSGNGNITLKFDNAYGANDLILNTQGNITSNNEVLKINLVKYIVSNVVFTKADGTTFTYPKSKSYFIADESTAAGQQFKLTDVPAGDYVKVKFGIGVDEAQWKLGAAGQGDFLAQADAAGMMWSWAAGYKFLAFEGTFTSETVTTATPFMIHTGKTGTDYNYTEVTVDFPTKALVRSNITPAVHIITDLSKIIDGQNKIKLSENNMGGMGAMIMGGAKLPLITQNISTMFRVDHVHND from the coding sequence ATGAAAAATACTTTATACAAAGCCCTTGCTATTGTAGCACTATCTATATCTTTATTCTCCTGTTCAAACGATGACAATAACGAAACTGTTTCAGGAAACGGAAACATCACTTTAAAATTCGACAATGCTTATGGCGCAAATGATCTTATTTTAAACACACAGGGCAATATAACTTCAAACAACGAAGTACTAAAAATCAACCTTGTAAAGTATATCGTGAGCAATGTTGTTTTCACAAAAGCGGACGGAACGACTTTTACCTATCCAAAAAGCAAAAGCTATTTTATTGCTGACGAATCTACTGCTGCCGGTCAGCAATTTAAACTAACAGATGTTCCTGCAGGTGATTATGTGAAAGTAAAATTCGGAATCGGAGTTGACGAAGCGCAGTGGAAACTGGGTGCTGCGGGTCAGGGAGATTTTCTTGCACAGGCAGATGCTGCCGGTATGATGTGGTCATGGGCTGCCGGATACAAATTCCTTGCCTTCGAAGGTACTTTTACCTCTGAAACGGTTACAACTGCTACGCCATTTATGATTCACACCGGAAAAACAGGAACAGATTACAACTACACTGAGGTAACTGTAGACTTTCCAACAAAAGCTTTGGTACGTTCTAACATTACTCCTGCTGTTCATATTATAACAGATCTTTCTAAAATAATTGACGGTCAGAACAAAATCAAACTTTCCGAAAACAATATGGGCGGTATGGGTGCAATGATTATGGGTGGTGCAAAACTGCCATTAATCACTCAAAACATTTCCACAATGTTTAGAGTTGACCACGTACACAACGATTAA
- a CDS encoding cytochrome-c peroxidase produces the protein MLKIKYFLWLLIPLVWSCSNEEEEYVNIPLEFKVPSNFPALAYNIAQNPPTVKGFELGKKLFYDGRLASDGVVSCGFCHIQANAFTHHGHTVSHGVNDAQGTRNTPPIQNLAYQSMFMYDGSADHLDLQPIIPLTSIIEMNGNLNAILKMMKADKEYQKLFGQAFTDKEISTENMLKALSQFMVMVTSSNSKFDKYRRKEAGGTLTTDELAGYDLFKTKCASCHATDLQTDNSFRNNGLAVNPMVNDVGRYKVTELASDYYKFKVPSLRNVEVSGPYMHDGRFGTLEGVLDHYARGIESSPTLDPILKQNGKFGITLSETDKKQIIAFLKTLTDTEYLTDKRFAEF, from the coding sequence ATGCTGAAAATAAAATACTTTCTTTGGCTATTGATTCCGTTAGTATGGAGCTGTTCGAATGAGGAAGAAGAATATGTAAATATTCCTTTAGAATTTAAAGTCCCTTCCAATTTCCCCGCTTTAGCGTACAATATTGCTCAGAATCCTCCAACGGTAAAAGGATTCGAACTGGGCAAAAAACTATTCTATGACGGACGTTTAGCGTCAGACGGAGTTGTTTCCTGTGGCTTTTGTCACATACAGGCTAATGCCTTCACCCATCACGGACACACGGTTAGTCATGGTGTTAACGATGCTCAGGGAACACGAAATACACCACCAATTCAAAATCTGGCTTACCAGTCTATGTTTATGTACGATGGTTCTGCGGATCATTTGGACCTGCAGCCTATAATTCCGTTGACGAGTATTATAGAAATGAATGGGAATCTGAATGCCATTCTAAAAATGATGAAAGCCGACAAGGAATACCAAAAGTTATTTGGACAGGCTTTTACTGACAAAGAAATCTCAACCGAAAACATGCTGAAAGCACTTTCGCAGTTTATGGTTATGGTCACTTCTTCTAATTCAAAATTTGACAAATACAGACGTAAAGAAGCCGGTGGAACTTTAACTACAGACGAATTGGCAGGATATGATTTATTCAAAACAAAATGTGCTTCCTGCCATGCTACTGATTTACAAACCGATAATTCGTTTCGAAACAATGGCCTCGCTGTAAACCCAATGGTAAATGATGTCGGAAGATACAAAGTCACCGAACTGGCGAGCGATTATTACAAATTTAAAGTGCCCAGTTTACGAAATGTAGAAGTTTCCGGACCTTATATGCACGACGGACGATTTGGAACTCTGGAAGGTGTTCTGGATCACTATGCAAGAGGGATAGAATCCTCGCCAACTCTGGATCCGATATTAAAACAAAACGGAAAATTTGGAATCACACTTTCCGAAACCGATAAAAAGCAAATCATAGCATTTCTGAAAACACTGACCGATACGGAATATCTAACCGATAAACGTTTTGCAGAATTTTAA
- a CDS encoding transporter gives MKKIIVMFTLLTGLSAFSFTSKDSISAFTFQRMALMEDFDCDACGCSASGGSMGFSSMLNNNFVGLRYFRQSYTSRDGIFANSPWIDENFNTVQAWARIPITEKVQISALIPYHFHERQLTAGTESIAGLGDITVMALYTVFETQKDSTVFTHKISLGGGVKIPTGKFTEANNAGSVNQSFQLGTGSWDFPLATEYVVKRKNLGLNTTLNYIFKTQNNKNYQYGDQFNYAATFFYLFDTKSIQIVPQAGLAGELYQTNKQHNLNLPNTAGDILFGKFGLEAGKDKFSIGVNAMLPITQNLSNGNMEANYRWSINLNYTL, from the coding sequence ATGAAAAAGATAATAGTAATGTTCACCCTTTTGACTGGTTTATCAGCTTTTAGTTTTACTTCAAAAGATAGTATTTCTGCCTTCACTTTTCAGCGTATGGCTTTGATGGAAGATTTTGATTGTGATGCCTGTGGTTGTTCGGCAAGTGGCGGAAGCATGGGATTTAGCTCTATGCTGAACAATAATTTTGTAGGTCTGAGATATTTCAGACAAAGTTATACCAGCCGTGATGGAATCTTTGCAAACTCTCCCTGGATTGACGAAAATTTCAATACTGTTCAGGCATGGGCACGTATACCGATTACAGAAAAAGTACAAATTTCGGCATTGATTCCGTATCATTTTCATGAAAGACAATTAACTGCAGGAACTGAAAGTATTGCCGGTTTGGGTGATATTACAGTGATGGCTTTGTACACGGTTTTTGAAACTCAAAAAGACAGTACCGTTTTTACACATAAAATAAGCCTTGGCGGTGGTGTTAAAATTCCGACCGGAAAATTTACAGAAGCTAATAACGCAGGAAGTGTTAACCAAAGTTTTCAATTGGGAACCGGGAGCTGGGATTTTCCGTTGGCCACTGAGTATGTGGTAAAACGCAAAAATCTGGGACTAAATACGACGCTGAATTATATTTTTAAAACCCAAAACAACAAAAATTATCAGTACGGTGACCAATTTAATTATGCTGCCACTTTCTTTTATTTGTTTGATACAAAATCAATTCAGATTGTTCCGCAAGCCGGCCTGGCAGGCGAACTTTATCAAACCAATAAACAACATAATCTGAATTTACCCAATACTGCCGGCGATATTTTGTTTGGAAAATTTGGTCTCGAAGCCGGAAAAGACAAGTTTTCAATTGGTGTAAATGCGATGCTGCCAATTACTCAGAACCTATCAAATGGTAATATGGAAGCCAATTACAGATGGAGTATTAATTTGAATTATACTTTGTAA
- a CDS encoding DUF2306 domain-containing protein: protein MKKNFRFSLQLIWTFLFSYFFVLMLQLTLQYVPLKKNIAFLQIKQTEVSEIPFYITFFYIHVYSAIFVLLSGFFQFSDTLLKKYPATHRSIGKFYVLTVLFFSAPSGLFIGLFANGGLFAKISFVALSIYWFYFTLKGSTSIKNKKIKQHKAFMLRSFALTFSAVTLRFWKVILVYLFHPAPMDLYQIIAWLGWIPNLLIVEYYLYNQLKK from the coding sequence TTGAAAAAGAATTTTCGGTTTTCATTGCAATTAATTTGGACTTTCCTTTTTAGTTACTTCTTTGTTTTAATGTTACAGCTGACATTACAATATGTTCCACTAAAAAAAAACATTGCATTTCTTCAAATCAAGCAGACTGAAGTTTCTGAAATTCCATTTTACATTACTTTCTTTTACATACATGTATATTCGGCAATTTTTGTTTTGCTCAGCGGATTTTTCCAATTCAGTGACACTCTATTAAAAAAATATCCTGCAACTCATCGAAGTATTGGAAAATTTTATGTTTTGACAGTGCTCTTTTTTAGTGCCCCGTCGGGATTATTTATCGGTCTTTTCGCCAACGGCGGACTTTTCGCTAAGATCTCTTTTGTTGCCTTGTCAATTTATTGGTTTTACTTCACTCTTAAAGGTTCTACTTCTATAAAAAACAAAAAGATTAAGCAACATAAGGCATTTATGTTACGAAGTTTTGCTCTAACCTTTTCTGCTGTAACATTACGTTTTTGGAAGGTTATTCTTGTATATTTGTTTCATCCCGCACCAATGGATTTGTATCAGATTATTGCTTGGCTGGGTTGGATCCCCAATTTATTAATCGTTGAGTATTATCTTTATAACCAATTAAAAAAATGA
- a CDS encoding YARHG domain-containing protein: MKNLFCLLVSILLFSCNSKEKKITKDITKDLPKEIRTDLYGSYVGDFTILERDTTGPEKENYINKINIVIKKITSSKVIGQSIVAGNSRPLTGTMTTKGSTLRFILKEPGDDKNDGVFDFEIKNDTLLTGIWVANNPKKEVSKRKFELIKKEFKYDPNVMLPKDGMYIDYENPREEQVTNLEGEEAETYIEAVFRAASESIMTINSSTQKLKESDLKNLKKIDLEILRNTIFARHGLTFKTKTVRQFFDSVEWYIPVSDNVNNELTSTEKDNIVLLKRFEKYAEDNYDSFGR, from the coding sequence ATGAAAAACCTTTTTTGTCTACTAGTGTCAATATTACTTTTTTCCTGTAATTCTAAAGAGAAAAAAATAACAAAAGACATTACCAAAGATCTGCCTAAAGAAATCAGAACCGATTTATATGGCTCTTATGTAGGTGATTTTACAATTCTAGAACGCGATACCACAGGACCTGAAAAAGAAAATTATATCAATAAAATTAATATTGTCATCAAAAAAATCACATCCTCAAAAGTTATAGGACAAAGTATTGTTGCCGGAAACAGCAGACCTCTCACAGGTACAATGACGACAAAAGGAAGCACCCTTCGTTTTATACTTAAAGAACCTGGTGATGATAAAAATGACGGTGTTTTTGATTTTGAGATCAAAAATGACACTCTTTTAACCGGAATCTGGGTGGCCAATAATCCTAAAAAAGAAGTCTCTAAAAGGAAATTTGAACTTATTAAAAAAGAATTTAAGTATGATCCTAATGTGATGCTTCCGAAAGACGGAATGTATATTGATTATGAAAATCCAAGAGAAGAACAAGTAACCAATTTAGAGGGAGAAGAAGCTGAAACCTACATAGAAGCAGTATTCAGAGCAGCATCAGAAAGTATTATGACGATAAATTCGTCTACGCAAAAATTAAAAGAATCAGATTTAAAAAATTTAAAAAAAATTGATTTAGAGATTCTAAGAAACACCATTTTCGCAAGACATGGACTGACTTTTAAAACAAAAACAGTTCGTCAGTTTTTTGATAGTGTAGAATGGTATATTCCTGTTTCAGACAACGTAAACAATGAACTAACCAGTACCGAAAAAGATAACATTGTATTATTAAAACGCTTTGAAAAATACGCCGAAGACAATTATGATTCTTTTGGAAGATGA
- a CDS encoding TrmH family RNA methyltransferase: MIDLDYLAFLENILTDNRKERFLDVLANRTKHFTVAVEDVFQMHNTSAVMRSCEVFGIQELNIIEQRFGKRIDKEIALGAQKWVDINRFDTVDGCITSLRNQGYQIIATTPHENDCLIQDFDITKPSALFFGTEKDGLSPEILEKADGFLKIPMVGFTESLNISVSAAIIIQNLTNRLRNSDIKWQLSDEEILEKRLLWAKNSIKDIKRIEARYYEDNPR, encoded by the coding sequence ATGATTGATTTAGATTACCTCGCTTTCCTTGAAAATATATTAACAGACAATCGCAAAGAACGATTTTTGGATGTTCTGGCCAATCGCACCAAGCATTTTACAGTTGCTGTAGAAGATGTTTTTCAGATGCACAATACAAGTGCCGTAATGCGCAGCTGTGAGGTTTTCGGGATTCAGGAACTTAATATTATTGAGCAGCGTTTCGGAAAAAGAATCGATAAAGAAATCGCTCTGGGGGCACAAAAATGGGTTGATATCAATCGTTTTGATACCGTAGATGGCTGTATAACTTCTTTGCGAAACCAAGGATATCAAATTATTGCGACAACTCCGCATGAAAATGATTGCTTAATTCAGGATTTCGATATCACAAAACCAAGTGCCTTATTTTTTGGAACTGAAAAAGACGGATTATCTCCTGAAATTCTGGAAAAAGCAGATGGTTTTCTTAAAATTCCGATGGTAGGTTTTACAGAAAGTTTAAATATTTCCGTTTCGGCAGCCATCATTATTCAAAACCTGACCAACCGATTGCGAAATTCAGATATCAAATGGCAATTGTCAGATGAGGAAATCCTGGAGAAACGTTTACTTTGGGCTAAAAACTCCATCAAAGATATTAAACGAATCGAAGCCAGATATTATGAGGATAATCCCCGATAA